In Mya arenaria isolate MELC-2E11 chromosome 1, ASM2691426v1, the genomic stretch TCATTTCTCctaattaatgcatttgtaGAGGCACGTTTCCGTGCCACCTAGTATAGGTCTTGCAAGGGTTAGTTTATGGCCAATACAAAAGAACATTATTGCCTATATGACAGACAAAAAGTGGGGGTTTGTTATATTCAGGCATGTTCCAATTATATCGGTTATATGGTGTGTGTTTTGCTTTCCTTATCTGATACATCGAGAACATGGATTAAATCGAGTTCGATATTGGATGTTTGATTCTGAATTCGTTCACATTGGTCTTCTCATAACCACCCATAAACATTCTGTGTATGTATTAAGTGAAAAAGAATAGTGGCAAGGTATTTAACAAGATTTTGTATGCATCTTGTGTACTTTTTAAATGGACTTTTGTACTGGTCTAAGACTGTCCAAGGCAAAGCGCTGATGGCACTTAGATACCCACTgctttatattatttatgatcattttaatataatggtTATGGACGCTCAGATTTCGTAGCTGTGCTGCTAGACTTATAAAGACTTCTAGGCCCAACTTGCTATGTGATCCGCTGGTATACTCCCTTGGAACATTTCAAATTCTAGAATACACATAGTATGCAGACCAGCAAAAtcgtaatttaaaaaaaaacgtacaTGGTAATTGATTGAAACGCTTTTTTCTAGCAAGAAtttacttgtttctgtagtttttcgcataaatatgaagttgtgcacatttattttattgaacagCAAAGTTAATCAAGGTCATTAATGAAAGTGTCAGGACCGACTCTGTGATAAGAGTGTAGCTCTGTAATATAGTGGATGCCTGTTGCTACAATAATTCTTCCTTtagatacacaaacatttgaatagaTTTGAATGTCAACGTCATTTGACCAAAGAGAAAGAATAGATGATGATAACGATGAAGGGAAAAAACACTGCAATAATATAAGTTTGAGTAGTtttcataatgtttttgttgttgctttctCTGTAATTCAGTGTGGATATATATCGCTTTACCAAGACAgtattttgaaacaagtttttgcattttggcttTATTTAAGAGACGATAATGGGCAACCACAACGTATCCAATATGAGAGATCTATATTGGCCCAGCGCTAGGGAAGGTCTAAATTCAGCCATGTCTGTTTGCACGTTGCCATAACGCGTTTCCGTATCagtcaatttaaaattatttctttttaaccatttattcagctattgattttgaaaatacttgacaaacgttttgaaattaaaaactaaaatgtcACTGTCAATCTGTAGGTTATGAAACAAAGTACCATTTTGGCATTAGAAATaaagtaattgaaataaatgaaaatgcaataTTGAAGGCCCACAACCTTTTATTTACAGCTTCAGCACCATTACAAAAGTCCCTGTCTGAACAGCACTTGCGAAGGGTACATCCGCCGATCATATACTGTTTGGGTGTGGCTACACACTTGAAGAAATCGTCCATACTGGTCACGTGACACGGTCTGTCTGTACATGTTCGTATCACTGAATCGTAGTGCGTGACGTTGTCGAACATCCGGTACTGGACTTTCTGAAGTAATTTAATATCCAGATATGTGAAATCTgtacagaatatatatatgtaaaaagtagagaaaagtaaattgaaaatatgaGAAACTTGAAATGTGTTGATGATAGTTTGATCCTCAGAAATTGTGTACGTGAAACTACTTTAAAActcttttaagtttttttttctaaatagtATAAAAATAGAATTTGATAACTAggttaaacacaaaataaacgaaatatcagttttatatttagatacagataaaaaaaatatttcaaaaagcaCATTTCAGACATCCTAAATCAatattgtatgatacgttttaACAGTTGTTATATTTTGATGTCGACAAATGATCAAACACCTATTtctttactttaatatttatgcaaaaagctacaaaacatgctcagtagcagaaagtttaaacatacgcCCGGTAtcaataattggtatgtttatcaagaattgttaggtaccgcctttgaacggtcagtaaaatttactgggggtttaaaccagtttatgtgcacaaacctcactcttatcccaacaattcttaataaagataaaacgcaaaagataaatcttatcaaagtatgcattgacTTGAGGaaacttcaataaaacaaataataacaaaaaaaacgaaaaggtaaaccccaagtacttcaatgattagagctCCCAACTCTATCtccagacggagggaaacaattcagagcacctaattcaaatacttttcaaagatacgatgcagtcatcgttagaaaccaaaagcttcacacacagtctgccttaaaaggtgtaaaactgtgtgatcatagagtttcataataaaaacatcattgtactaaaactgggaacaattaaagaaaaaacattattaaaaaa encodes the following:
- the LOC128245531 gene encoding uncharacterized protein LOC128245531, whose amino-acid sequence is MIYMDKHKLCSRLLYCVSVIFVLTKDFKGVGGLRCWKCIAHDCDLDPEDNFKATKVDCKGGNQQCMKVQYRMFDNVTHYDSVIRTCTDRPCHVTSMDDFFKCVATPKQYMIGGCTLRKCCSDRDFCNGAEAVNKRLWAFNIAFSFISITLFLMPKWYFVS